A genomic segment from Triticum dicoccoides isolate Atlit2015 ecotype Zavitan chromosome 1A, WEW_v2.0, whole genome shotgun sequence encodes:
- the LOC119349077 gene encoding proteinase inhibitor PSI-1.2-like, with translation MATSRLHIACALLLAGVVLLGQNQEGMEAVACPQYCLEVDYITCPSSGSQKLPARCNCCMAPKGCTLHLSDGINQTCS, from the exons ATGGCTACCTCCAGACTCCACATCGCCTGCGCTCTCCTCCTCGCTG GTGTTGTGCTTCTGGGGCAAAATCAAGAGGGCATGGAAGCCGTGGCTTGCCCTCAGTACTGCCTGGAGGTCGACTACATAACCTGCCCGTCCTCCGGCTCACAGAAGCTCCCGGCGAGGTGCAACTGCTGCATGGCTCCCAAAGGCTGCACGCTTCATCTCTCCGACGGGATCAACCAAACTTGCTCTTAA